TGATAAAAGGCGACGAAATAATGAATTATCCTGCACCAAAGCTTGGCTGGATGATGAGTGCTCTTGCAATCAATCCTTTTGATTCCGATGAAATGATGTATGGTACAGGTGCTACTATTTATGGTTCAAAAAATCTGACAGATTGGGATAGCGGTAAATTAGTAAATATCGAAGTTATGGGAATGGGAGTTGAAGAAACTGCTGTTTTAAGTCTGATATGTCCGCCAATTAGCGGCGTAGAACTGATAAGCGGGGTTGGAGATATCTGTGGATTCATACATAAAGACTTAAAAGTAGGTCCGGACATGATGATGCTAACTCCTAGATTTACGAGCACTACAGGTTTGGATTATGCAGAGCTCAATCCGAAAACTATAGTAAGAGTGGGTAATACTGATAAAGAACAATATGAAATGATCAAAAAAAGCGTTGCCATTTCTAAAGATGGAGGTGCTACCTGGGCTGAAGTTCAGCCAAATATAAGTTATACATTCCCTGCAAGTACTGAAGATGACATTATACAGGGTGGTACTGTTGCAGTGTCTGCCGACGGTTCAACATTTGTCTGGTCAACAGGCACAAGTCAGGGAGTTGTATGCTTCTTAAATGGCGGCTGGAAAGCAGTCAGCACACTTCCGGCAGGTGCAAATGTTTGTTCGGACAGAGTTAACCCGAAAGTATTCTATGCATATGCAGAAAATACTTTCTATTCAAGTAACGATGGAGGTCAAACATTCACAGCTGTAAAAACAGATCTTGAGTCTTCTACTTCCAAAATCAAAGCAGTTCCTAATAAAGAAGGGCATGTTTGGATTCCTGGTTCAACGACAGGTCTTTCCTATACAACTGATGGAGGTAAAACAATTAATAAAGTTAATGACATTACCAGATCTGATGTAGTTGGATTCGGTAAAGCCAAGGATGGTGAAGACTACCTGGCAATCTATATGTGTGGCGAAAAAGACGGTCTATATGCAGTCTATCGTTCCGATGATATGGCTAAAAGCTGGGTCAGAGTGAATGACGACCAGCACCAGTATGGTTCTATAAACTACTCAATTACGGGAGATTTAAGAGTTTATGGCCGTGTATTTGTTGCAACCAATGGAAGAGGTATTGTGTATGGTGAGCCAAACTCCGATTCACCAACTCCTACTATTGGAGACATTAATGAAGACGGTCTCGTTGATGCTCTCGATTTTGCAGCGTTAAAAAGGTATCTTCTCAGTTCAACGACACTTACTGATAAACAATTGATTGCCGCTGATGTTAATCGTGATGGTTCAGTAAATGCTATTGACTTGGCAGTGTTTAAAAGTTATTTATTGGGAATAATTACCTCATTTTAAGGTTTCGGTTTAGTTTTTTAGTTAAGAACCACAGGTTAGTGAAGTTGTAAAATAAAAGTAGACAAGGATGTACCGACCCCCAAAAGTTAGACCATAATCTAACGATTGGAGGTCGGTATTTTTATGGCTAAATATTCTTTTGAATTTAAGAAACAAATTGTAAAAGCCTATCTAAATGGAGAAGGAGGATACGAGTATCTTGCAAAGCAGTATGATATCCCCTCGTTTAACAACATTAAGAAATGGGTCCTTAATTATAATGCTTTTGGCGACGAAGGTTTGGTGCGTTCTCGCAAACAAAAAAAATACTCTTTCGAATATAAACTTCATGTTGTAGAATTATATTTAACAAGTGAGGTTTCATATCAAGAGTTAGCTATTCAAGAAGGAATTCGTAATCCTGCACTGATTGTTAAGTGGGTGAACGATTTTCGGATTGCTGGTCCGGATGCTTTGAGACCTAAGAAGAAAGGTCGGAAGAAACCATTGAGCCTAAAAAGAAAAGTAACAGATACCAATGCAACTGAATCAATTATTGTTGATACTAGTGCTGAATATGTTAAACAGCTTGAAGATGAACTTTTAAAGTTACGTATAGAGAATGCCTATTTAAAAGAACTGAGGAGGCTGCGTTTAGAGGAGGAAACTCTTCTGAAAAAGCAGCGAGAATCGTCTACAGCCTCCGAGGAGATTTCAAACTAAAAGACATTCTCGCAGTAGTAGGCTTTCCTAAAGCAACATATATGTATTGGCAGAAAAGATTTGATAGAGAGAATCCAGACAAAGAACTGGAAGATAAGATATTGGAGATTCATGAGAATAATAAGAATTATGGATATCGTCGTATGTATGGTGAACTCAGGAATCAAGAATTTATAGTAAACAAGAAGAAAGTACAGCGAATTATGCAAAAGCTTAGTCTTCAAGTTACTTCTTTTACCAGAAAAAGTCGCAAGTACAGTTCTTATAAGGGAAAAGTTGGAACAGTTGCACCTAACAGAATCCGTAGACGTTTCAATACTCATATTCCACACCAGAAGATTACAACTGATACAACAGAGTTTAAATACTACGAAGTTGATTCCAAGGGACATATGACAATGCATAAGCTTTACCTGGATCCTTTTATGGATATGTACAATAGTGAAATAGTAAGTTTCGGTATTGATAAACATCCATCTGCAGTAAATATTATGAGTGCACTTAATAAAGCTATTGAAATCACATCTGATTGTCCTTATAGAAGAACATTCCATTCAGATCAAGGTTGGGCTTATCAGATGAAAGTATACTCACATCGTCTCAAAGAAGAACGGATTTTTCAAAGTATGTCTAGAAAAGGTAACTGCCATGATAATTCAGTAATGGAAAACTTCTTTGGTCTGCTAAAACAAGAGATATACTATGGAGTTGTGTACTACAGCTACGAGGACTTAAAAAATGCAATAGAACGATACATAAAGTATTATAACGAGCAAAGAATTAAAGAGAAACTAGGATGGCTGAGTCCTGCTCAATACAGACTTAGGCTCTTGGCTGCATAAAAAATGCGTAACAAATATCAAAATCTGTTACGCAATAAAGTCTAACTTTTTGGGGTCACATCATCGCCCTACTTTTTTCTATAAGTTTTTCTTTATTGAAGTTGTTAGTTTTTTTATTTGTTTAGAACTCTTGCCGAATTGACATAAATACTAATATGCAACATTTATGTGTAAGGTTCATATAATGCTATTAAAGTAGAAATACCATCACTACAAGGAATTATGTTTGCTTGATTCCTTAATTTGTAGTAGAAATACGAGTGTTAGGGGTGAACAATTATGACATCAGAATTTGAATCTTGTGATAAAACAAAAAAAATATTAAAAAGCTATAAAAGGATGATATATCCTGAAGGTATGCTTTCTAAATGCAATTCAGATATTTTTAGTAAATTTTACAGAAATATATCCCGAAACAGGATGAATTATTATAAAAATCATTCTTGTAAATTGAAGAAAACCACTAATACAAATGAATATTACAGTGAAGATAAGCAGGCCAGAGAGGATATTCTACCGGCCAGTGAGCGTGAAATACATAACTATCTATCACGTTGTAGAATGGCAACTTTCCAGATTCAAGCCATAATGAAGCTTAATGGAAGGTTAGACTTTGACAGATTAAAACGGGCGGTAAGACTGTCTGTTGATGCAGAACCCGTTTTGGCATCCCGGTTTGTTGAAGATGAAAATCCTTATTGGAAGCGTTTGGATAATATTGACGGAATCACTTTTTGTTCTTTGGAAGAGACGAATAATGCAGATGAAACTGTTATGCAGTTTTTACAGAGTCCCTTTGACACCGATAATGGGCCGCAGGTAAAAGTTAAAATAATACGTTTGAAGCATTATGACATATTAGGTGTGAAGCTCAATTATGTATGTTGTGATGGAACAGCTGCAAAGGAGTATATCCAGCTATTATCACACATATACTCCTGTATAGATCAAAGTAATGGAAACTTCATACCTGAATCCAAAATAGGCAGTAGAAAGGATCAGGATGGATTATTTAAAGAATTAGGTATAAAATACCCGGAACTAAGCTGGAATCCACTGCGGGATCCCCCCAAGACTAAGTGGATATTCCCGTGGGCACAGAGGCGAGAAGATTCAATACTTTTTGAAGTATGTAGGATTCCAAAGGGTAATTTAAATACAATATACCAATATGGAGAGTCGAGAGGGGCGACGGTTAATGATTTAATTCTTACGGCATTTTATAGGACTATGTTTAAAATATCTAAGCCCAAACAAGGTGTTCCTATGGATATTACTTCAACTATCGATCTGCGACGCTATCTTCCTGATAATAAGTCTCAGGCTATAAGAAATTTATCCGGTGGGATTATAACAAGAATAGCCAGAATAATGAATGAAACCTTTGATGGCACTTTATCAAGGGTCTTGAGTGCCACGACAAAAATTAAAGAATCGCATTCGGATGTGAATAGAAATATGGGTGAAGAAAATAATGAAAAAAGTAGTCTCACATATTTTCGAGATTATTTTGAACATATGTCTCAGACCTTAGAGACTTCAACAAAAAGTCCTTCTTATACAGGTAATGAATGTTTCCCTGGATTTTGTAATTTAGGAAATATCTCAAAATCCTTAATTGGCTTCGGACAGAACGTTGTTACAGATGCATACGTTATACCGCCTGTTATATATGCACCCGGGCTTCTACTACTTGTAAGCTTCTATGATGATATATTAACTATGTCATTAGGCTATTGCAAAGCTTCAATTGATCAGAGAGATATGAAAGCATTTCTAAATTCATTTAAGGATGAACTTATCAAAGGATGCAAAGTGTAAACTGACTCAAATAATTTAGTAATTTTTGTAGCAGATTTGAAGGTTTCTACTAAGGTATATTATAAAGAATTACTTTTACTCACATTAAGTTCTTCACGCCTGAGAAAAGCCACAAGTGCCTTTTCATTAATATTTGTGTCGCCATAATAGTGGTGGAATGGAGATTATAATGATAACCAGAACTTCGTTTCCTGTCAGTTATTCTGAAATAGATAAAATGGGTATAGTACATCATTCTTATTACCCTAAATGGTTTGAAATCGGCAGAAGAGATTATATGAACAAAGCAGGAATTCCTGATTCAAGTATATATAGTCAGGGATTTTATCTTCCTCTTTGTGAGTTGGAATGTAAATTTAAAAGTCCTGCAAAATATGGTGATGAAATAATAGTTATTACAGTAATTACATTTTTATCCTGCGTAAAGGTAAGGTTTGAATACAAAGTACTAAACAATAGGAGAGAAGAGCCTATAGCGGTAGGAAATACTGTTCATGCGTGGACAGATAAAGATATCAAACCGCTAAATATAGAAAAGGCAGCACCACAAATATATACATCATTTAAGGGACTAGTGGAAACAGGCGGTATTAACCAATACAAAGGCACTATCTTTATTCATAAGAAATAAATCAAGGTTTGCTATAGCCTGACAAAAAGGAGTTTTCTATGAAAAAAGGAAAATTGCTTGGCAGTGGTGTAACTGCCGAGGTATATGAATGGGGAGAGGATAAGGTTTTAAAGCTATATTTCAATAAGTATAGTAACGACGACTGGGTAGATCATGAGGCGAAAGTTGGATATTTAGTGCATGAATCGGGTATAATGTCGCCAGCTGTATTTGATAAGGTTGAAATTAATGGACGTAAAGGAATAGTATTCGAAAGAATATTTGGTAATTCAATAATAGAGCGTCTCATAATAGAACCTTGGGAATTATATAATTATGTGCAGCAGCTGGCAGTCTTACAATATAATATTCATAAATTTTCGTCAAATGGGTTACCAACCCAGAAGGAAAGATTCACATCTAAAATAAGGGCCTCATCTTCTATACTTCGAGGAAGGCTGAAAAGAATATTAGACTATATGGAAAGTTTACCGGATGGTGAAAGTATTTGTCATGGCGACCTCTATTTTAATAATGTCATACTTTCAGGCAATAAATTAGTACCTATTGACTGGAATAGTGCCTATACAGGGAACCCATTAGGGGACGTTGCCCGGACATGCTTGATTATCCGTCCACCGAATCTTTCCGGAGTACCTGATCCAATGAATATGCTGACCTATTACCCCAGATTGCTGGCACATCAGGTTTACGTAAATGAGTATATAAAGCTTGCCAAGGTTAAGTATGAGGATATTGACGCATGGATGCTTCCAGTGGCTGCCTCAAGACTTAAAGACAATATACCGGGAGAGAAAAAGTGGCTAATGAAGTTAATCGATAAACGCTTGGCTCAATTAAGGTAAGAGGGACTAATTACGTAGAAAATATTTACTTTATATAAAGTAAGGTTAAGCAGAAATTCTGATTTATTGGAGTGAATTTAATATGAAAGGTATATATAAATATAATAAGAATAGTTACAACAAAATGATACGAAGTGTAACACGCTATTATAATGATTATGCTAAACTATTAGAAAAAAAGTTCACGGATCCGCAATATTTATATAATCAGGAAGATAGAACAGGAACTTTTCCAGCTAATGGGCATGATATTTACAATTATGTAGCACGATACAATATGGCAAATCTCCAGATTCAAGCCATAATGAAGCTGAATGGAAGGTTGGACTTCGATAAATTAAAACAGGCCGTAAGATTGTCAATAATTGAAGAGCCTGTTTTAGGATGCCGGTTTATTGAAGATAGGAAGCCTTATTGGAAACCATTGGATAACATTGACATGATCAATTTCTGTACTTTAGAAGAGGCTGAAGATATGGAGCAAGCAATTCATAATTTTATACGAGGTTCTATAGACCTTGATAAGGATCCAATGGTGAATGTAAGTCTCATACGCTCAAGTCGAACTGATGTTTTAGCTATAAAAATGAATCACGCTTGTTGTGATGGAATAGGAACACAGGAATATATAAAGCTTCTGGCAGACAAATATTCTAATCTTGATCTGAAGAATGATACCTTTATATCTGAGCCCAGAATAGCCGGGAGAAAGGACCAGGATAGGATGTTTGCGGAATTGGGTATAACAAATCAAGATTCAATATTTATACCCGGATCGGATATTTCTGTGCCTACATGGCCATTTCCCTGGGAGCAAAGCGGGTCTAATACTACCCTTATGTCAGTTTCCAGACTTCCTGCCGAGCATTTGGAGTCAATAAGTAAGTATGCCAAAAGCAAGGGTGCTACAGTTAATGATTATATCCTTACTGCTTATTATAGAGCAATGCTCCGAATGGGGCGGCCTATATACGGTATGCCCATGGAAATTCCAGTTACAGTTGATTTGCGTCGTTATCTTCCTGATCATAAAACCCTGGCAATAAGAAACTTTTCAGGTTCGGTAAACACCAGGCTTATAATGCTGATAAACGAACCCTTTGATAGAACTTTGAAAAGAGTTTCCAATATGATGAAAAAAATAAAAAGGGGGTATCCTGGTTTGCAAAGTGCTATTGGTCTGGAGCGCCTAGAAAAGATAAGCTTTAAAGATACACTTGCCTATTACCAGGCTGATACTAGGAAGACACAATGTACTTGTCCCCTTTATTTTGGTGATAAGTGCGTACCTACTTTATCCAATCTAGGCATTTTGTCAAAAACTTTAATAAAGTTTGGTAATAACACTGTAATTGACGCTTTTATTTTACCGCCCGTTGTGCGTGCACCAGGACTTTTACTAATGACAAGCACATACAACTCCGTTTTAACCCTTGCAGTCGGTTATTACAAGAGTACAGTCAGCAAGGAGAATATAATTAAGCTCCTTAGTATAATTAAAAATGAGCTTATTCAAGGATATAAAAGTTAAAATAAGAAAAGCGCCCCGTGTCGGGCGCTTTTAAATTTGAGTCTAGTGTGCCAAATAGCCTCCATCAACTATAATAGATGTGCCGGTAATAAACTTAGATGCATCACTTAAAAGGAATGCGGCTGCGGAAGCGACATCCTCGGGTTTTCCCAGCCCCATGATTTGCCGCTTTTTCAGATCGGTTTCAAAATTATTATTGTTGACAAGCTCAATCAAACCATCATATATTTGGGATTTAATCATTCCGGGTGCAATAGAGTTAATTCGAATATTTTTTGCTGCAAGTTCCAGTGCAATTGGTCTGATTGAACTGTCAAGGGCACCTTTGCTTGCACAGTAAGCAGCCAAGCCCCTGGCACCTACTTTACTTGAAATAGATGATATTGCTACGATACTGCCCCCATTGTCATTATACTTCCTTTTGGAAAAATGTTTTACAAGCTCTATAAAGGAATAAAAATTTATAGACATAATACTTTTTAAATTATCAAGTTTTATATATTGTATAGGAATTGTGCTAGAGATACCGGCAGAGTGTACAATGCCGTTAAGTTTTCTCCCATCACTACATATATTATCTATCATGCCTTCTATTTCATCCAGATTGTTTAAATCAATTAGGTAATAGGAATGGTTACCGGGTTCCAACTCGTTGTATGTTTCTTTCAACTTCTCTTCATTTCTGGCAGCCATAATGATGTTTGCACCGACTTTACTTAAATATATGGCAATACCTTTTCCGATTCCAGAGGAAGCTCCGGTAACCAATATATTTTTACCACTCAAATCTATTGGATTTATCACTTTTTATCAACCCCATCAAAATAATAATCAGTGTATATCATAGGCATACAAGCGGACTTTTTCATTTCCAGATAAATTGCTCCATAAGATAAGCCAACGCCAAAACCGCATAGTAGCAGTTTTATAGTATCATCCGATTGTTCTGAACCCAAAGCATCAACCAAAGTCAGAGGAATAGATTCACCGCTTGTATTTCCGAATCTGTCAATAGATATGGGCACCTTTTCCGTAGGAATACCCAGTTTCTTCACCAAATGCTTAATAATAAATAGATTAGCTTGGTGAAACACATACATATCTACATCATTTTTACCGATAGAGTAATCTGCCATAAAGTCGGCCAAAGACTTCTGTACATCAGTTATAGTAAAATTAAAAACATCAGCTCCATTCATGGACAATTCACACTCAGATTTATCCATTATGGTTTTATTTCTATTTCTTGCATGGCCTGCTGGTACCATAATGTACTTATAGCCACTGCCTTTGGTTTTCAAAAAGTATGTAATATCTTTACCTTCTGTTTTTTCCAAAGCAGTTGCTGTTCCACCATCACCAAATATCATTGCAGTTGCACTGTCATTTGGATTTATTCCGAAATTACTGGTATCTCCAACAAGCAGAAGAACCCTATTTATGTTCTGTGTTGATATCATTGTAGCGGCTTGCCACAGCCCATAGACATAAGCAGAACATCCTAGGTTTATGTCAAAGGCTATACATTCTTCACTTAGCCCAAGTCTATATTGCAGAACACATGCGGTTGCCGGTACTGCATAATCAGGTGTCTGGGAAATGAAAATCAAAGCGTCAATAGTAGAAGCCTCCCAGTTCAACCTCTCCATGAGGTTTTTAGCAGCAATGTAGCATAAATCAGAAGCACATTGTTCGTCAAAAGCTACATGCCTTGTTTTAACACCTGTCATATTTATAAACTTTTGTACGCTTTCCTCTCCGAATACTCCGAAAAACTCTTTGTTATCCACTATACGCTCAGGTACTGCACACGCTATACCCTTAATTTCTACATTTTTCAATATACCGTTAGCCAATTAACCGCACCTCACTCCATTTTATCAATGATATCTTTTACGGTTTTAAATTTTTTTATTTCCTCTGATTTGATGTCCATGCTATAAACGCTATCAAACATAGCGATTGTAGATATTACAGCCATGGAATCCCATTCACTGATACTGTCCAGTTCTGTGGCTTCATCCAGTGTATCTTTCTCGAGGAGTAGCAATTCTTCAAGAAGATTAAGCTTTTCTTTATAAGTCATATCAAATTATCCTTTCTGCAGATGCAAATGTAATGTTTACCGTATTAATATATGCTGCTTAAGGATGATATGTGAAATGTTTTATGAAACGCCTATACTTATGGCTGTTGCCTGCATCCTTCCACCAGCTCATCTTTAATTTTATTAAGAAGCCCTTCCATAGTACTCTTGCGGACTGAAGGTTTGTAATAACCGACTGCCAAAGTAATGATACCGTTATAGGTACTGGCTACAAGGAGTATTCCGGGAGCACGTACAACAGGCGGGATGATATATGCATCAGTTACAACATTCTTACCGAATCTAATTAAAGACTTTGAAATTAAGCCCATATTTGATAATACAGGAGAGCACACGTCGACAAAAGAAAAAGGACTTAGTGACTCTAGTTCATTAACATGAGATAGGGCCTTGAAGTATGAGCAAATTTGGCGGAAACTCATCTTTTCAATATAGTCTGCCATTCTGGTGCTTGCTACGCTCGGATGTTTGTTTTTAAAGTATTTTGTTAAGGACACTATTCTTGATAAGGTTCCTTCAAAGGGTTCATGAGGTTTTCTGCCTATTTTTATTACAACACCGCCTGAGAGATTTCTTATTGCTTGAGCCTTATGATCAGGGAGGTACTTTCGCAAATCAATAGTAATAGGAATATCCATTGGTACACCGTATGGAGGCTTGGATATTTTAAACATAGCCCTAAAAATTGCGGTTAGAATCAAGTCGTTGATTGTAGCATTTCTGCTTTTAGCATAATTTTTCAGTATATCTATATGCCCGTAAGGGAGTTTGCATACCACAAAACGAGTATCACCCATTCGTTTATTCTTCCAGTGAAACCTCCATGTAGGTAGTGCTACTTGCTCATGGAGATTCCAAGAAGTATCCAGACTTTCCTTGCCAAGTGCACATAATAGATTCTTATGATCCTCCCTATTGCGTACACTCGGGTTTGGAGTATATTCCATATCTCCATCATCTATACGTGAATAAATATCCGAAAGAAGTTGTATATATTCTTTTGCACCAGCACCATCGCTGCATACATGGTTGATTTTCACACCCAAAGTATCATGTGTCCCGGAACGTATGAGTTTGACCATAAACATGGGGGCATTATCCATATGCAGAGGACTTTCTAGGAAGTGTTGAACAGCTTCTTCCGTATTATCTGTCTCAACTATGGAACAAAAATTTATATTATCAATATCATCAAAGCGTTTCCAATATGGTGAACATTTCTTAATAAATCCGCATCCCATGACTGGTTCTGCATCAACTGACAATCTTACTGCTTTTACAAGCTTGTCAAAGTCTAATCTTCCATCTAGTTTCATAATGGCCTGGATTTGAAAATTTGCCGTTTTATATTTTGCAACGTAATTACATATATCATATGCGTTGGCCGGTATAATTTCTGAACTGTTTACTGTATTGCTGAAGTTCAGCTTATTAATACCTGAGTATTTCGCTAATGACTTTTTAAGTTTTCTAAAATAGCTTCCTGTCGTTGGAGGCAATTTGGACATGTTAATTTTATTATTACATGGCTTTAATTTAAATTTCATATTTCACTCTCTCCATATAAATCATATTTTTAAAATGTATTATTACTTTATGGAACGATATTTACATAACTCAGTGATTTAAGTAATATAATCTTGCAATGTTATATTATGTATTGTTTTATACAACTGTTACAGTTATATGGATACGTTAATTACCCAAAAAACCGGAAATTATTATTTATTTTATATAAGTTGGCACATTTGACTTATTATGTAAATATATTGCAATTAAGAGTATTAATCTTAATATACCTACTAAAAAATATAGTCATAGAGTTAACTGACTGTTGATTTGTAAAACGGTTACTATATGAAGCTAAGAAGCTATTTCAGTAGATGTAGTGAGCTTGTAGAAATAATTTAGGAGGTAAAAGAATGCAATACTGGAACTCAACATACGAGTGCATGTCGCGGGATAAAATGACCGAAGTTCAAACAAAAAGACTTATAGACACAGTTAAGAAGGTTTATCACAATGTACCCTTTTACCGGAGCAAAATGCAAAAAGCCGGTATTGAACCCGGAGACATAAAATCATTGGAGGACTTGAAAAAACTGCCATTTACCAAAAAACAGGATTTAAGGGATACTTATCCGTACGGGATGTTTGCCGTGCCGATGAATGAGATTGTAAGAATACATGCATCTTCTGGAACAACAGGGAAGCAAACGGTTGTAGGTTATACACGCGGGGATTTGGATATCTGGGCTGAGGTGGTTGCAAGGTCACTATATTGTGCAGGTGCCAATAAGGAATCTATAGTTCAAGTAGCATATGGTTATGGTTTGTTTACCGGAGGGCTTGGAGTCCATTACGGTGTTGAGAAAATAGGTGCATCGGTTATACCTGCCTCAGGAGGCAATACTAAACGCCAGTTACAAATAATGAAGGACTTCGGAACGACTATTCTGGCATGTACTCCATCATATGCACTTTATCTGGCAGAAGAAATGGAGGAAATGGGAATAGACCGCAGTGAATTAAGGCTCAAGGCCGGTATTTTCGGAGCGGAGCCTTGGTCGGGTAACATGAGAAAGAAAATAGAGACGAACTTGGGAATCATGGCAATGGACATATATGGACTTAGTGAAATAATGGGGCCTGGTGTGTCGATTGACTGCCCTTGCATGTGTGGTTTACATGTACAGGAAGACCATTTTATACCTGAAATAATAAATCCTGAGACAGAGGAAATTCTGCCTCCGGGAACATATGGAGAGCTTGTTTTCACAACCATTACCAAAGAAGGACTCCCATTGGTCAGATACAGGACACACGATATATCCTCGTTGAATTATGAGAAATGCCAGTGCGGGAGAACACTTGTCAGAATGAGCAAAGTTACAGGAAGAAGCGACGACATGCTTATAATAAGGGGTGTAAATGTGTTCCCGTCGCAAATTGAGCACGTACTTTTAGAGGTAGGTGAAACGGCACCCTATTATCTATTAATAGTGGACAGGGTTGATAATCTGGATATACTTGAGATATGTGTTGAAATGTCACAGAATATGTTTTCGGATGAAGTTAAGAAAGTTGAGGACCTTGAAAAGAAAATAAAGAAAGAAGTAGAAAGTACATTGGGAATTAATGCAAATGTCAGGCTTGTAGAACCAAAGACTATAGAAAGAAGCGAAGGTAAAGCGAATAGAGTGATAGATAAACGGAAAATTCAGTACAGTTAAATACATTAATTTTTAAACAAGTAAACTCCAATATACTAAAACTTCTTTCGACTTCACTGTATATGATGTAACTGATTCAAATGGAAAATAAAGTAAAAAGGTTATATTTTTCACAAGTACAGCAGTCTTTACTGGCAATGGAATGAAAGCAGTAGCAGGGTAATAGGAATAATTTTCGAAGAGGGCTCTCCCTTTGACCACGTGGGGATAATTGCAAGAGAAATGGGTATTCCTGCACTACGGGGTTACAGGTACTTTTGATTTAATACGGAATGATGACGAAATAGAATTAGATGGCATTAATAATAATGTAACCCTTATATCAAGAGGACAGACAATCTGACGGTATAAATTGTCCTGAACGGTACTTGGGTTGACACTCCTCTGGGAAATATTAAGTTTTGTTTATTCGGCACTTCCAATATGGAGGTGCCTTTCTATGTCAAACCGGCGCCTGGTCTGATATCTTTTTTGCCCTCATCGCCGGGCGGGCTAGACCCTACAAATTAACTCGCAGGATCATTCAGGAGCTTCTCTCGGGCAAGAGGCAAGCTGTCAAGAAATGTCTGCATCGGCGTCTTGCCTTTACACCTTTTCCCCTGATGTGTTCGCTCTTCGTTGTATTCC
This genomic stretch from Ruminiclostridium cellulolyticum H10 harbors:
- a CDS encoding condensation domain-containing protein yields the protein MKGIYKYNKNSYNKMIRSVTRYYNDYAKLLEKKFTDPQYLYNQEDRTGTFPANGHDIYNYVARYNMANLQIQAIMKLNGRLDFDKLKQAVRLSIIEEPVLGCRFIEDRKPYWKPLDNIDMINFCTLEEAEDMEQAIHNFIRGSIDLDKDPMVNVSLIRSSRTDVLAIKMNHACCDGIGTQEYIKLLADKYSNLDLKNDTFISEPRIAGRKDQDRMFAELGITNQDSIFIPGSDISVPTWPFPWEQSGSNTTLMSVSRLPAEHLESISKYAKSKGATVNDYILTAYYRAMLRMGRPIYGMPMEIPVTVDLRRYLPDHKTLAIRNFSGSVNTRLIMLINEPFDRTLKRVSNMMKKIKRGYPGLQSAIGLERLEKISFKDTLAYYQADTRKTQCTCPLYFGDKCVPTLSNLGILSKTLIKFGNNTVIDAFILPPVVRAPGLLLMTSTYNSVLTLAVGYYKSTVSKENIIKLLSIIKNELIQGYKS
- a CDS encoding SDR family NAD(P)-dependent oxidoreductase, whose product is MINPIDLSGKNILVTGASSGIGKGIAIYLSKVGANIIMAARNEEKLKETYNELEPGNHSYYLIDLNNLDEIEGMIDNICSDGRKLNGIVHSAGISSTIPIQYIKLDNLKSIMSINFYSFIELVKHFSKRKYNDNGGSIVAISSISSKVGARGLAAYCASKGALDSSIRPIALELAAKNIRINSIAPGMIKSQIYDGLIELVNNNNFETDLKKRQIMGLGKPEDVASAAAFLLSDASKFITGTSIIVDGGYLAH
- a CDS encoding 3-oxoacyl-ACP synthase III family protein; the encoded protein is MANGILKNVEIKGIACAVPERIVDNKEFFGVFGEESVQKFINMTGVKTRHVAFDEQCASDLCYIAAKNLMERLNWEASTIDALIFISQTPDYAVPATACVLQYRLGLSEECIAFDINLGCSAYVYGLWQAATMISTQNINRVLLLVGDTSNFGINPNDSATAMIFGDGGTATALEKTEGKDITYFLKTKGSGYKYIMVPAGHARNRNKTIMDKSECELSMNGADVFNFTITDVQKSLADFMADYSIGKNDVDMYVFHQANLFIIKHLVKKLGIPTEKVPISIDRFGNTSGESIPLTLVDALGSEQSDDTIKLLLCGFGVGLSYGAIYLEMKKSACMPMIYTDYYFDGVDKK
- a CDS encoding condensation domain-containing protein, whose amino-acid sequence is MKFKLKPCNNKINMSKLPPTTGSYFRKLKKSLAKYSGINKLNFSNTVNSSEIIPANAYDICNYVAKYKTANFQIQAIMKLDGRLDFDKLVKAVRLSVDAEPVMGCGFIKKCSPYWKRFDDIDNINFCSIVETDNTEEAVQHFLESPLHMDNAPMFMVKLIRSGTHDTLGVKINHVCSDGAGAKEYIQLLSDIYSRIDDGDMEYTPNPSVRNREDHKNLLCALGKESLDTSWNLHEQVALPTWRFHWKNKRMGDTRFVVCKLPYGHIDILKNYAKSRNATINDLILTAIFRAMFKISKPPYGVPMDIPITIDLRKYLPDHKAQAIRNLSGGVVIKIGRKPHEPFEGTLSRIVSLTKYFKNKHPSVASTRMADYIEKMSFRQICSYFKALSHVNELESLSPFSFVDVCSPVLSNMGLISKSLIRFGKNVVTDAYIIPPVVRAPGILLVASTYNGIITLAVGYYKPSVRKSTMEGLLNKIKDELVEGCRQQP
- a CDS encoding phenylacetate--CoA ligase family protein gives rise to the protein MQYWNSTYECMSRDKMTEVQTKRLIDTVKKVYHNVPFYRSKMQKAGIEPGDIKSLEDLKKLPFTKKQDLRDTYPYGMFAVPMNEIVRIHASSGTTGKQTVVGYTRGDLDIWAEVVARSLYCAGANKESIVQVAYGYGLFTGGLGVHYGVEKIGASVIPASGGNTKRQLQIMKDFGTTILACTPSYALYLAEEMEEMGIDRSELRLKAGIFGAEPWSGNMRKKIETNLGIMAMDIYGLSEIMGPGVSIDCPCMCGLHVQEDHFIPEIINPETEEILPPGTYGELVFTTITKEGLPLVRYRTHDISSLNYEKCQCGRTLVRMSKVTGRSDDMLIIRGVNVFPSQIEHVLLEVGETAPYYLLIVDRVDNLDILEICVEMSQNMFSDEVKKVEDLEKKIKKEVESTLGINANVRLVEPKTIERSEGKANRVIDKRKIQYS
- a CDS encoding PEP-utilizing enzyme; this translates as MFHKYSSLYWQWNESSSRVIGIIFEEGSPFDHVGIIAREMGIPALRGYRYF